The genomic stretch GCAACGTACGTAACCAGAAATTAGTAATAGAATATAAAGAGCCCTGGTCAATCAAGTATTATTATTGAATACAGAATAAGGAAATTTACAGGGGACAGGAATTAAACAAAAGTAGGAAATGCAACCAAACAAGAAGAAAAGCTTCAAAATGACAATGTTTGGCACATTTAAATTAAGTGCCAACCCACAAAGCAAACAAAAGCACAATTAAAAGAGGCCATCTCCACCAATACCACTATACAATTTTGACCATTTAATATTCATTCCATCTCCTTAAATAGCTCTAAATTCTTATCATTTAGGCATTGCTCCTGAATGAGCCAAGTGCTTTGACTGCTCCAGCTCTCAGAATGTATTGGTGATACAATGCAGCAATTGCAGCACCAATAAAAGGTCCAACCCAGAAAATCCACTGTCACATTAAAAAGGCAATATTGTAATTTACCAATGTATATTTATGTTAAATTGAATAAAAACAATAGGATGTGCAATTTTGGTTAAGGTAAAATTGCTTACTTGGTCATCCCAGGCTTTTTCTTTGCCATATATGACTGCAGCTCCAAAACTTCTAGCTGGATTAATACCAGTTCCAGTGATTGGGATTGTAGCCAAGTGAACCATGAATACAGCAAATCCAATTGGAAGTGGTGCCAATACCTTAATTCAATTACAAAATATTGACTTCAACTCAAGTTACCAAAAACAAGCATTAATACATTGACTATATAAATAACTATCTATGTAATTTAACCTGTGTAGCAATTTGTCTGTCttattctttaaaaaaataattggTTCCACTTATTACGAGGGGAGCCTTTGGCGTAATTGGTAAaattgttgtcatgtgaccaggaggtcacgagttTAAGTCATAGAAACAGTcttttgcagaaatgcagggtaattATTTTTTAGATGACCATATAGTATGAAATTTTCTTAGTGCCCgtgtatataagttaaattcaagaaaatacaGGGAAAATGTTAACAAGAGTAATAGATAGAGTGTTGCAAAATTTTACTTACAGGAACATGAGAGTCTCTGGCATTTCTCTTGGGGTCAGTGGCCGAAAAGACAGTATAAACAAGGACAAAAGTTCCAATGATTTCAGCAGCTAATCCAGTGCCAGTGCTGTAGCCTGTTGCAAGCTCATTGGCACCACCACCATAATTAACATAGTAAGACTTCTGAAATGCCTTCACCAAACCACAACCACAAATGGCTCCTAAACACTGTGCTATCATATACATAACGGCTCTGGCCAATGAGATTTTTCTAGCCAAGAAGAGCCCAAATGTCACTGCTGGGTTAATATGTCCTCCTGCATACACAAAATGTGAACCCCATTATTCTCCTGAGCAAATTAAAACCTTTGCCAAAACCAATTTTTGTTAGGTAATTttgaagacataattaagtaaataaaaatgtGTCGCCTCTAAAAACTTAAGCGGTTAGATTAGATGGTCAATCAATTCAACGTAGTTCTGGGCAGGCAAGACCTCTTAGATTCAAGTCTCACTGCCACTCAGAGTAGCGGATGCAAAGTACTGGTACCGGATTCATCCGAACTCATTACTTTCGACGCATAACACAAATTTATTTGTAAAAATTtactaaaattattaaaaattacTAATAGATATGAActtataactttaaaaatacattGGGTTTAGTGCTAAGAACATAAAGGTTTGAACTCATAGAGCTTAAATCATGGATCTGTCTCTGGCCACTTAGCCagtataaaaaaatttaaaaagaaatcaTGTGTTTGACTTATGAAAAAGAATCGGACATACACGTGACGAGGCATGTTGAAGACacaattaagtaaataaaagtgtgATGTATATAACCGGCTAATATTTTAGATGAGATAGTCACAGAAATTACATACCAGAAATACCAGCAGTGCAGTAAACAAGAACGAAAATCATGCCACCAAAAGCCCAAGCAATGCCAAGAATGCCAACACCACCACATTCATCACCATTATGTTTAGTATCACTTTGGCTCTTGTAGCCAATCACAGTGAGGACAGTGATATAGAGAAATAACAGAGTTGCAATAAATTCAGCAACAATGGCTCTATAAAATGACCATTTTCCAAGTTCCTCTGCATCAATTAGTGGTGCTGGAGGTGGATCTTGGTAGTCCTTATTAGGGGCATATTGATCAGTGCCATACTCAATGTCTTTGGCCATTTTTGCACTTTGTTCTCTAAATTAAGGCTCACCAAAAGAAGATTATGCTAATCTTGAATAATGTTGTTTTTAAAGCTTTTAGATAGAAATATGTAGAATTGATTGTGGTGGAGTTGCTGGAGAGTGAGGAGAATTTATATAGAGGGTTTGGACTTGAGTGGAGCATTAATTTAACTCATTTCCTGCCGCCCCatattaccttttgttttttgtATTTCTATTTTTTTCACTTTCATGGTGAACATACCCAACTTCGAGCTAGAGGCTGAGCTAGAATATGATTTACTAATTCGGCGGAATTCAttaattttaattcaaattttatATTTGTCTTTAGTAATTCAATGAATATAAATAAATTTATTAATTTACAATTCAATAATTTTAAACGATTAGAATTCTGAATCCATAAATTTCAAATCGCCGCTCTATATCTAGCTAGAGGATCTAGAAGGGTGAGGAATGCTAATTATCCATACAGTCATTACTCATTAATAATAATGTGTGCATTTAGACTTGATCTAGTTATATATAGTGTAGGTACCAATCACTACCGAACAACAATCGTACTACTTGATACAGacgatttcttttttttttttccgtcGGACCATAGTCTTGACCTCCGATCGAGCTACAAGAAGACAGGCCAAAGGGTGTTAGGCGAGGGCCAACACATTACACATTAGGAGATGAATACTACAAATTTTTTCgaaaaattataaaatactaGGCAACTATACAATATACTCTGTGTGTATACATAGAGTGTGTAAAGACAGAAATTACCCTCTcatcaattaaaaaaaatagtttggtGTGTAAAGTATTTCGCGTTCACACAGAGTCCGAGGAAGGGCTACACTCAAAGTGTGTCATGTAGACAGCCTATCCTAATAATACAAGTATTAGTGGTTGCGTTCACAGCTTGAACCCGTGACCGATACGTCGTGCGGAGATAACTTTAATTGCTCATCAGTATAATACTTTAATATGAACAAATGAtattctaatatatatatatatatatatatatatatatatatatatatatatatatatatatatgctaaaGTGAACCGACCATTTTTATACCATCATGAATGATCAACCTCAAATTTTATTTCATGGTGGCTTACACCACCGTCCAATCCAACGCAAGCCACAATTGCAATTACTAACCACTTATACAATGCCATGTCAACAGCCGCCATATTTCAATCATTTGATTTTATTAAGGATTAATATACTCCTATCTGTTTAATTTGGGCAAAATCATGACATTGTCTACCCCActtgaaaaagaacaaaaagggcAGTATTGCCATTTTAAATGGTTATAGGCTTGCCATGTGTAGAGCAAGTAAGGATCATTGTAAAAGGGGTAATGCTGCTTTTGTGGACTCTATTAATTGGACGGTTATCTATTGTATTTCTCTAATGAAACCTCATTTTGAGTGTGGAAATGGTGTCGTGAACCCGCTTTGGCAATTATTTTAAGTAGTTGTCTTCTGTTTCATGATTCAAAATTACGAGTGGATTTGGAACTTTCTTTGTCGAATTTATATGACGTTAACAATAATTATGGTTGTTGCATTTATAAGGTCATTTGTGATGGTTATATTGTAGGAAAAACTATGTAgaatgtatattttttatatattaatgtATGATATGCATATAAAAACATACATATATTATAAAAAATCAATGtatattatttgtatatttggctagcaaatataattattttttgcCGACAGGTCAAATGTGTAACTTGGCTACTAGTCAACAATAGCAATGACATTTAAGTTTAAGTTTGTAAAGTAATTAACCTTCACCGATGAAGGAAATTATTCCTTCCTTTTACAGAAATAAAAGTAATTCCCTTGGAGAAATAATTTTCAATTATTCATGTAATTAAACAACAACATGTTTTATAAGTAAAACATTTTCAACTATACAAAACGCACCAGTTGTATGGTTTCTAATATTAAGTGGCAAAAACTTCAAGATGTTATCCTCATCGCATTATTTGATAGCAATGATtctaagttctaaataacaccatCAAACTCTATTAATAATCTAAAGCATTGTTATTAGTTCACTGCACATATGAATTAAACAACGAAAagctaataaaaattaaaatgtaCATCGCATGGATTATAATTGCATGTCAAAAACAATCCAGCAATCCCTCTAGCTGGCAATCGACACCTAAAATATTCTCTGATTCTTCAGCTGGGGCCAAAAACTTCAATGTCACATCGATTAAACTCTAAATCATAAACCGTAATTAAGAGCTATAATCACATTCTGTAAAAAGAGCTTAGCTTCACTACATTGAGTGGCGGATCTACAGGATAATGTGTGGGTTCCCGGGAACCCATTAACTTTTTCACAGTCCTTGTATATGTATTAAAAAGTTcattaaatatctataaatatttgaTTGTGAACTCAGTTACTAACTTGAGATCGTTATAGGCACCCATAAACTTCAAAGTCTTGATCGGTTGATCCGCCTCTGACTACACTTGACAATATACACATATTTTTACGTAGCAGATACATTATGTGTCATCGTCAAACCCCTCGTTGATCTCTTCTCTGATGGTCTCTAATCCAGATTTATGTGAAGGTTTTCGTCGATATGTTATGAGGGCTGGAGCAACCTCTACCCAAGAATGTATATTTCTAGTTTCCTTTGCCATCTTTGTCTGAAATTGTTTGTCAAAGCCAAAACTAGAGCGGATATAAATCAAATAGTAACCTAAAATTTGGATTTATTTGCCCTCTTTCCTCCTAGCTTAGCTTGTGGAAGAAAGAGAGATCGGAAAATGAGTTGTTCTTTTAGGAAGATTATATATATTCTTTGATAAATTTTGATCTTTTGATGAATTGAGACCATTTTGATTGGGCATTATATAGTTGGTGCAGAAAGGAGAATTAGTGGTAGACTAGTCCTTAAGACAAGGACAAAGCTTCACTCTGGTTCTTGAATTATTCAATGGTGAGATTTTTCAGGAGTTTTGAATGTCTCACCATGAAAATAGAATACATTCATGACTTCTTCCCAGCATAACCTGAAACGATTTTAACTGCCAAAAACTACGTCCAATGAAGTACGTATATGATGCTCGATTTTGAAGGGAGGAAAAAACATCGAATTCTTTAATTGTAATCCGTCCTAAATTCTTTGAATTTCTCTATCGACTTATTACTTCATCTGTTTCAGTTTATATAATATAAccttattttcttaaattttgttTCACAACAATGATCCTTTTGTAAATCTGAAAATACTTTAACTTAAAATTCTAATCTTAACCTTAATGACAtatttttatagccacacaaatgttatGGCATATTTAATATCCTCGATCCAACTCCCCTCCATTTACTAATCTCTTCATTTCTCTAAGTTCCTACTTGGATGGGAGACACTTATCATGGTTAAAAATCAATGGATAGGATTTAATTGAATAAAGCAAAACCCTAACCATAATTAAAGTATTTAATTCCTTCTTTTATTCATTCCCAAATAATATCTTTTGCCTCTCCTAGCGGTAGAACTTCCTATAATTCCTCTCTTCGCGCCAAAATATATCTGCTCTCACCGAAAATCATGGTACCAGAGAAAATCTTTCAGACTTTTACCATG from Nicotiana sylvestris chromosome 12, ASM39365v2, whole genome shotgun sequence encodes the following:
- the LOC104239333 gene encoding aquaporin PIP2-1-like; the protein is MAKDIEYGTDQYAPNKDYQDPPPAPLIDAEELGKWSFYRAIVAEFIATLLFLYITVLTVIGYKSQSDTKHNGDECGGVGILGIAWAFGGMIFVLVYCTAGISGGHINPAVTFGLFLARKISLARAVMYMIAQCLGAICGCGLVKAFQKSYYVNYGGGANELATGYSTGTGLAAEIIGTFVLVYTVFSATDPKRNARDSHVPVLAPLPIGFAVFMVHLATIPITGTGINPARSFGAAVIYGKEKAWDDQWIFWVGPFIGAAIAALYHQYILRAGAVKALGSFRSNA